TTTTGCGATTGGAGAACGGTAGGATCGTTCCATTTCCGGGGCCGGGCATTCAAAACTTTGAGGAGTTTGACCAGATGTTTCGTCGCTTCGACGAATTCAAACGTCAAAACTTACAGACACTGCCAAAGCTAGAAGAGAACCGGTTGGAAAAGTGATCGCTGCGTCGGGCGGGACTAGTGCTTCGTTCCAACTCGATTTTGGATTAGCCGTATGGCGTTAGCCACGGTTTCAGTGCAATAACCGGGGCTAACGCCCGTCGGCTGATGACCCGAACCCGTATTTTCATATGGATCGAAGCACTAGCTTTCACCTTCGGCGGTCGATTGACGTTCGAGTGATTCGATCGCCTTTTTTAGTTGTCCACGCGCACGGCTAAGTCGGCTACGCACGGTGCCGATCGAGATTTGCAGAATCTCCGCAATCTCTTCGTAGGCGAAGTCTTCCATTTCGCGGAGCGTCAGAATGCGGCGATGTTCATCAGTCAATGTTTCGATGGCAACACGGACCAAGTTAATTCGCTCATCCCGCAGCATACCTTCGTCAACGGCGTCCTTCTCGTCTGCAATCTCCAAGCCGTTGTCTTCTCGGATTTGGTCCAAAGAAACACGTGCTCGTTTTTTGCGACGACGTGTTAACGCACTATTGAACGCGATACGGTAAAGCCAAGTGAAAAACTGACTATTGCGTTGAAACGTATCCAGCTTGGTAAAGGCTCGGATAAACGCATCTTGAGTGACTTCTTCGGCTTCTTCTGGCGAACCGGTCACCTGCAACATTGAAGCAAATAGCCGATCCTGGTTCTTGCGAACCAAATCGGCAAAGGCAGATCGGTCACCGGCAAGGGCGCGATCGATTAGCCTTGGCTCATCGTAGTCTCGATCTTGCTCTGGAGCCAAGCCGCCGCCTTCTAGATGTTGCGTCTAAAAATATGGGTTTGTGTGTAGCCGATAAAAATGGCCCGAGCGAAATTGTAAACGCCCGAGCCATGGTTGATTAGCTCCACTATAATTCGGATCGACGATCCGGGCTACATTCGTCACCCTTTTGCTACCGGTATACGGCGTTTTCCCTTGTTTGGATCGGCTTTCGGTACCGAGATTTCTAGGACGCCATCGGCAAGGTTGGCCGACACGTGATCGGCATCAATTGGGATCGAGAAGCGTACAACGCGATGAAATTCTCCGTTGGGGCGTTCTCGCTTGCGTGATTGGCGGCCTACGGCATCGGTGGCAGATTCCGGCACCGCTTCGGGCGTATCAGCCTGCACGCCGCCGCGAGATCCTTTTACTGTTAAGACGTCTTCGCTGACGTCGATTTCGACTGCGTCTTGCGCGACTCCTGGGACATCCAGAGTTATGTAAAACGCTTTTTCGGTTTCGTCGATGTCCAACGGAACCCGCATTGATTTTTGTCTTTTATCACCACTTGGTGTCTCGCCAAAAAAGGTTTCGACCAAGGTGTTCATATCGGTTGCCAAGTCATCCAGAAACTGTGACGAGGCTTGTTTGGGAAATACCATTCGCATCGTTTATTCCTCGAGATCTTTCGTTTGATTCAATCTGTTTGGTGACTGTCATTTCGACAGCAGGTTTGCATGCGAAGGTTTGTCGATATGCACACGGAGTGCCAATCAACTTTCGGCGGCGATTGAATCGTTACGAGGAAGTCTTCAGGAACTCGGCCAGGCGTTTCAGTTCGTCGGTGTTGATGTGGTCAACCCCGGCCTCCAAAAGTGCTTTCCAAACGGCTTCGTTTTCCGATGTGGCCCAGAAACGAACGCGTTGTCCGTTCGCGTGAGCCGCATTGACAAGTGCTTGTAGCCGCATTTTTTCCTGCGTCGGAAACTCCCCTTCGCCATTCCAACGAAAGCACTTCGACCATCGTTCGCTAATCAATGGCATCAACGTACTTGCAAAAGTGGTCTCTTCGAAATGCTCCAGGCGTCCGTCAACGAAGCTTAGACGGTCGTTTGCTTTCCGCATCGTTTCGATGGTACGGTTCCCCGAAACGATGACTTGGATCGGACCTTCGACATACTTGCCGGATTCGATTCTGCACAGCAGCTCGCGATAATCTTTTAAGACTTCTTCTAGCTTTTCGTAGGTGCTTTCCGCTTCGGTTTTGACGTCGACCATCAAGGTGAACTGTGGGCCATCCTTGAAAACCTTTCCGCCATTTTTCTCGATGCGCTCTTTTAGGGGATCCAGATAGAGATGTTGAAGTGTTCGATCGGGTTTCAGCTCAATCGGGTCATGCCCAACCAGCAGGGCTCCGTTCCACAGGAAGATGTCTGATTCGACACTGCAGAAGCCGTTGTCCAACGCATCATGAAGTGGTCGGTCATGCCAGTAGTCGTTGTGTGCGTGTGCCTGGCGTAGCGGTTCAACGGCTTCGCAAACATTTGACGAAGCGAAATTGCAGGTCACAAAGACCAAGTATGCGATGAAAACGAGCCGGTGTTTTTGAAGCATGGTTTCGGTGGTGGCGGGGCATTGGCGACGCGATGAAAATAGAAACTCATTATATCGCACCACGTCTGAGCACAGCGTGGCGCGATCTTAATCGCTAACCTGAAACCAAACGTCGGTAAGAAAGACTTGCTGGCTAGTCTTGGGGATGCTTGGCAAGAACGCCAAGCAGTACAAAGAATGAGATGAAGATTAGGATTGCCCCCAGCAGAAACGGCGCGCCGGCGAACTTGAACGGTGCAGAACTGCCCGTGAAATAGCTGAACAGTCCGCTGGTGAAAATGATTGGAGCAAAGATGCTGGTCAGACCTTGCAGCGAAGTCAGTGCGCCCTGGACTTCGCCTTGCTCTGATTCATGAACTGTTTTGGTGACCAGGCTTTGAACGGCAGGTCCTGCCAATCCACCCAGTGCACCCACCACCGCGATTGCAGGCAACATCCAGGCTTCGGTCGCAAAGGCGTATCCCAAGAAGGAAATAGCCGAAATCATCGTGGCGAACAACAAGATTTTGTATTCACCGAAGCGTTTGACGGCGGGCCTTACCAGTCCGCCTTGGACGATGACCGCTGTCACACCGACCCAGCAAAGAAAGAAGCCAACCGTTTGATGGCTCCATTCGAAACGGTACTCCGAGAACAAAACGAACACGTTCTCGAGACCACGTTGCGAAAGCGCTTTGAGCAGGAATACCATTGCCAGTCCCGCGACCAATGGATATCGCCGCAAGGTCTTGATGATGCCAAACGCGTTAGCCGTCTTAAGCGAGAACTGCCGACGTTTTTCAGGTGGCAGTGACTCCGGCAAAATGAAGAAGCCATACATCCAGTTCAGCAGTGCCAGTCCTGCCGCGGCAAAGAAAGGCGCTCGCAGTGATAGTTGGGCACTGAGTAAGCCGCCTAATGCCGGGCCGATGATAAATCCCAGGCCAAATGCCGCACCCACCAATCCGAAGTTACGCGCACGGGTATCATCGGTCGAGATGTCAGCGATGTATGCGTTGCCCGTGGTGAAGCTCGCGCCGAAGATCCCTGAGATAATTCGTGCGACAAAAAGCAACCAAAGGCTGTTGGCCATCCCTTGGATAATAAAGTCGACGCCCAATCCGAAAAGCGCAACGAGCAGAATCGGGCGGCGTCCGAATCGATCCGACAGCCCTCCGAGAATCGGTGCACATAGAAACTGCATCGTCGCATAGGAGGCGACGATCACGCCGTAATACCAAGCGGCGCCGCTTTTGGATAAACCGGAAAGCTCTTCGACCAAACCGGGCAGGACTGGGATCACAATCCCGATTCCCAAGATATCGATGAACAGGGTAATCCAGATGAACAGGATCCCGGCTTGTCGCTTGGGGGATTGGGGAGCTTCGCTGATTTCCTCAGCCGCTTCGATAGCGACCGGCGGAGCGTAGGGCGAAGCTTCAGAATCGCTCTGTTCAGAGTCGCTCCGGTTGGAAGCGATCGATTCTTGCGACTCTGGATGGTTCATGGCCGATTTTTGCGGAGTTGGCAGCGATGTTGGGCGGGCGAGCGTTCATCTTGAACGTCGAGAATGTGTCGTTGGTGGGCGTGTGAATATATTTACTGAACAACGATTACGGGAGGGGATTACGGGAGGGAGCACGGTAGTGCGGTGCTCGAGTTTGTCGCAATCGCCGGGCACCCGCGGCTGCAGACGGATCCAAAACATGTCCGTTCTGCAGCGGGGAAGGTCCGTGGGGGAATTCGATGAATCGTGTGAATCCCAATCCACTTTAGGCGGACAAATTGGTTCCCACATCGGTGCGGTAGGCACTTAGTGCGGGCAACAGTCCCGCGAGCAGTGCTAGGATCGCTACGAGTGGGAAGACCCAACCCTCGTAAGAGCTGGTGGTCAAGATCCCGACCTGAACGCCGGTCCGGTCTTCGATTTCGCCGCTAAAGAACCAGATGGCCAGGTGTGCCAGCATCCATCCGCTGATCGCACCGATCGAAGCGATGAGCAAGCTTTCCATGAGGATCACGCCTGTGACGGTCTCCCGACGAGCACCCAACGCCCGCATGACGGCGATGTCGCGGCGACGATCGTTCATTGAGTTGTAGATCGCCACCAGAACGCCAACGGCCGCGACGACGCAGGTGATCAGTGTGATGACCAGCAGGGCGGTCAGCATGGGGCCGACGATCGCTTCCATCAACCGTGCGATTTCACCAACTGGGGCTGCTGCCTGTGCGCGAACGCTTTCGTTGACTTGCGTTTCCAGTACAACACCCAGCATGGGCATTCCGGTACGGACAAGGATCGATGTGACTTCGCGTTCGGGAATCGTTAGCGGTTGGTGCCCGGCATCATCGGCAATCGCTTCGGTGGGAGGCTCGATGATCGCATCTTCGGTAACCGGTTTGGCGTGACCATCAAGCAAATAAAAGCCTTCCAGGTTCACAAAAGCGGCGCGGTCATTTGGGGTTCCGGTCGGGTCCATGATGCCGACCACGGTAAAGCCTTGCCCGTGGCCTTTGCCTTCGGGATCACCGTGGTTGTTCTGAAACGTGTCGCCAACCGACAAGTTCATTTGGCGGGCGACGCGTGACCCGAGCACTGCTTCAAAGTAACCGTATTCTTCCGAGTGAGTTTTCAGCGCGCGACCGGCGCTGAATGTGAACTTCTCTTCTAGCGTCGGGCCGTGACGGAGCAGTTCGAAAAAGTCCGGTGTTGTGCCGACCACACGGAACTCGCTCAAGTAGTCGCCCAGTGCCAGTGGGATCGCGAAACCGCCTCCGGCCACATAGCTGGCGTAGACCCCATCGCGTTCTCCTAATGCGGGGTCGCCCCCGTATTGTCGAACCATTTCGGCACGTTGATCGGCCGGAAAGAATTCCATGTATTCCGTGAACGGTAGGTTTTCGATCGGGCGACTGAGGTAGTAAACACTGTTTAGCGTCAGCTGCAGGGCGCTACCTTTGGGACCGACGACAAGGTTGTAGCCCACTTGCGCGTTGCGCGAGAACGCTTCGGTGACGATGCCGAAGATGGCAAGCACCATGACAACAAGTGCCACGCCTAATGCGAGCGAAACGGTTGTCAAAAGACTCGATAATGCTCGGTAACAAAAGTTTCGCCAAGCGATACGAAGGAGCCACATGATTGATGTTAGTTGGCTGAAGTTAGTTGTTGATTAAGCGGTCGCGTGAAGGGCACGGTTGATGTCTTCCAACCGATCAACGCGAGCGAATCGTTCGGTGACCGGCATCGAGTGCGTCACCATCATCAACGCAATGTTTTCTTCGCGACAGGAATTGATGATCAAGTCCAGCACGTTGTCGGCACTTGCCGGATCGACGTTGGCGGTCGGTTCATCGGCCAGCAGCAGTTTCGGGCGACCCGCTAAAGCTCTGGCGATCGCGACTCGTTGTTGTTGCCCAACGGAGAGTTGTTTGGGGCGATAGTTGGCTCGATCCGCCAAGCCGACTTTGCCTAACAAGTCACGTGCACGACCGATATCGACGGGACGGTTGCCAAATGCCATCCCCAGCTGCACGTTCTCGATCGCGGAAAAGGCTGGCAGCAAGTTGAATGTTTGAAAAACGTAGCCGATCGAGCCGGCGCGTAGACGATCGCGTCCCTGTTCGGAAAGCTTTGTCGTTTCGACGTTACCGATTCGAATGCTTCCCGATGTCGGTGTGAGCAGGCCGGCGATGATGTGTAGCAAAGTCGTTTTGCCACCGCCGCTTTCACCGATCAACGCGAGCTGTTCGCCTTGATCGATCGTCAACGATTCGATGTCGAGGACCGTCAACTGGCCTCCGCCGGGCTGGTCGAACGTCTTGATCAGATTGCGGATTGAAAGGACGTGGTTAGCGCCGACGTTCGCATCCGGGCTGGCGGTTTGGTTGGGTTCCATGGCGGTTTCGCTTTGTCTGCGGTTGGTGGTCGGCGATCGATCTAGCCGCGGCCTCGCATCGCACGTTGTAGCCCACGATCGGACTCGCGTTTTTTAATCGTTTCGCGTTTGTCGTGAATCTTCTTGCCTTTGACCAAGCCCATCAAGCATTTGGCGATCCCGCGTTCGTTGAAGTAGACCTTCAGGGGGATCAGGGTCAGGCCACGTTCATGCGCACGGCCTGAAAACTTATTGATCTCGACCGCATGAAGTAACAGCTTCCTTGGACGTCGCGGATCGTGATTCCACATCCCGGCGTTGTTGTAGTGAGCGATGTCCGCACCGATCAACCACAGCTCGCGATCCTTTTCTCTGATGTGAGCCTCGTCGAGTGAAAGTTTTCCTTCACGCATCGATTTCACTTCGCTGCCCATCAGCATCAAACCACATTCGATCGTGTCGAGAATCTCGTAGCGATGACGTGCCTTGCGGTTTTCAGAGACAACGGTGATCTGCGGCCCAGCCTTTTTCGAAGCGGTGCCTTTCTTCGGTTTTGATTTTTTGTTCTTCGCCATGATGGGGGGATTGTATCCGCAGATGCTGCCTTGGGTATCTCCCACCACGGTTGGGCTGAGTCGGTTTCAGTGGGGAGCTTTCGGTTGCGTCTCCGTGTGGTGGTGCGGTTGCACTACGTATAGAAAGCAAGACGAAGGCGTGCCGAATTGCCAAAGGCTTCCGATGGTTCGGGGGCTATTGGCGGGTTCAATTAGCGGGGGAGTTGTAGCGAGGCCGTCGAAAGCACACGATTCGTTGTGTGATTACATCGATTAAACACGTTCTTAGTGACCGTTTAGGCGTCCTTAGTGACCGGCATCGAATCGCCTTTACCGATTACCCATTGCTCCAGCTGACCTTTCACTACAATACCGCAGACGAAAGAGTTCGCATCTGGTTCACGCAAAACACTGATTTTTTAACGTTCATGGCATTTCGTTTACCTGTCGTAGCTGACCCGGAAATTCCCGAAGGAACCGATTTGAGCGGAAGCGGTCGGCTACCACGCTGGCTGAAGCGACCGATCCCCAAAAGCAACGCCAACCACATGACGGCGGGGCTGTTGGATGAATTGAAACTGGAAACGGTTTGCGATAACGCGAAGTGCCCCAACCGGATGGAGTGCTACAGCCAGCAAACCGCGACATTCATGATCTTGGGAAATGTTTGCACGCGGCCATGCGGTTTTTGTGCCGTTCACCGTGGTCGTCCTCCCGCGATGCCCGAGGCTGATGAACCCGAGCGAGTTGCGGAGGCGGCTGCTCGACTGGGATTGAAGCATGTCGTGATCACCAGTGTGACGCGCGATGATCTTCCCGACGGCGGCGCGGACCATTACTACCGCTGCATTGTGGCTGTGCGTGAACGAACCGGAGCGACAACCGAGGTGCTGACGCCTGACTTTGTCCAGTGCCGTGACGCACTCGAGCGTGTGATCGAAGCGAAGCCAACCGTCTTCAACCACAACATGGAAACCGTCCCGCGACTTTACCGACGCGTCCGTGGTCCCAAAAGCGAATACGCTTGGACGCTCGGGATGATGAAAAAGGTCAAGGAATACGATCCGGCGGTTAAAACCAAAAGCGGATTGATGCTTGGTCTAGGCGAAGAACGTGGCGAGTTGCTTGACGCATTAGCGGATATGCGTGAGTACGACGTCGACTTTTTGACGCTGGGGCAGTACTTGCAACCAGGTGAAAAGTATCTGCCGGTTGTGCGCTACGTTCCGCCGGAAGAGTTCGAAGAGCTAGCCGAAATCGCCAAGGGCATGGGCTTTAAGAAAGTGGCCAGCGGCCCCTTCGTCCGCAGTAGCTATCACGCCCGCGATATGGCTGAAACCGAAGTCTGACTCGCCAGCGGCGCCGCGTCTGCTGGAACCTGCGAACCCAGCGGACTCGATTCTAACGAGACCAGGGTCAATCGACTCTGGGGTGCTGCACTGCACTCTGAAACACTGCACTCTGTCGAGCTGCACTGCGAAACACTGCACTCTGAAGCACTGCGATCTGAAACACTGCGATCTGGGACAACGAGTGCGTCTGGGCACACCTGATCTCATTGCTTCAGAAACTCTGTGATTTGCCGGGGCCTGTTGTTGTTTGGGGGATATGCAATACTATCCGCCCACAAGGCAGACAATTGGATCTGACGAACATCAGAGCTGGGAGAGCACAATGTTTGATCTGACTCAGTACGAAATCGACGTCAAAAAAATCTTTCGCAACGCCTCGCCGGCGGCACTCTACGAAGAAGCTCTTCGCTACGAAAAAAATGCGACCTTGGCCGATACCGGTGCCCTGATTGCCTATTCAGGTGACAAGACTGGGCGGTCGCCGAAGGATAAACGCATCGTTAAACATCCCGAATCGGAGAACGATGTTTGGTGGGGAACCGTCAACATTGGACTCGACGAGCAGGTCTTTTGCGTCAACCGTGAACGGGCGATTGATTATCTCAACACCCGCAGTCGGCTGTACGTTCTGGATGCATTCGCCGGATGGGATCCCAAGTATCGCATCAAGGTTCGCGTCATCTGTGCACGTCCGTATCACGCGTTGTTCATGCACAACATGTTGATCCGTCCGACTCGTGAAGAGCTGGAAACGTTTGGCGAACCGGATTGTGTGATCATCAACGCCGGTGCTTTTCCGGCGAACCGCTACACGACCGGGATGACTAGCAAGACCAGCGTCGATCTAAGCTTGGAACGACGAGAAGTGGTCATCTTGGGAACGCAGTACGCCGGTGAGATGAAGAAGGCCGTGTTCACATTGATGAACTACCTGATGCCGAAGTCAGGTGTGCTGCCGATGCACTGCTCCGCGACTAGCGATCCAGAAACGGATCGCTCATCCGTTCTCTTTGGTCTATCGGGAACCGGCAAGACGACTCTTTCTGCTGACCCTAAGCGTTCGCTTATCGGTGACGACGAACACTGCTGGACCGATCATGGTGTCTTCAATATCGAAGGCGGGTGCTACGCAAAAGCGATCTATCTGACACGTGATGCCGAACCACAAATCTTTGACGCGCTTCGCTATGGTGCGGTGTTAGAGAATGTGGTCTACGATCAAGCCGATCACCATGTCGAATTTGATGACAGTTCGATCACCGAGAACACTCGCGGTGCTTACCCGATTGAATATATCCCCAATGCAAAGATCCCATGCACGGCCGGTCAACCGACCGATGTGATCTTCTTGACCTGCGACGCATTCGGCGTGCTACCACCAGTCAGTCGGTTGACTCCAGAGCAGGCAGAGTACCACTTTATCAGCGGCTATACCGCCAAAGTCGCCGGTACCGAAGTCGGCGTGACTGAACCCGAAGCGACATTCTCACCTTGCTTTGGTGGCCCATTTTTGGTCTGGCATCCCGGCAAGTACGCCGAGCTGTTGTCCGAGCGTATTCGCCGCTACGGCACGAATGTTTGGCTGATCAACACCGGTTGGAGCGGCGGGGCTTACGGTGTGGGAAGCCGGATGAAGCTGGCATACACTCGCGCGATCGTCGATGCGATTCATAGCGGGGTTCTCAAAGACGCTCCTGTCGAAAAGGAACCCTGTTTCGGATTGGACGTCGTAACAAAGTGTCCGGGCGTTCCTGATGAAATCCTGGTGCCGCGAAATACTTGGAGTGATCCAAGTGCCTATGACGCCACCGCGAAAAAGCTCGCTGGGCTCTTCCACAAGAACTTTAAATCCTACGCCGATGGCGTTAGCGATAAAGTTCGTGATGCTGGCCCCATGCCTGTCTAAGGCGTTCGATCGCTTTGGCTGTCATTCGGTGCTCGTGCCAAGCTAAGGTGCGAGCACTGCGGTGCGAGCCCTGTGGTGCGAGCACTGCGGTAGGAACACTGTGGGGCAAGGTCGGGATTGTCGGCGCGAGCTGAATTAATCACCGGTCATTGTTATTGTTCGAAGTAGGCTTCTTCGGAAAGGTCGTCGATGACTTCGTCTTTCAGCATCGGCGAAGACGACGATTCAATTTCTGAAGGCGGTTCCTGCGGAGAATTCAGTTCCAGCGTTTCAGCTGCCGGCCCAATGATCGACTCAGCAGGTTCCTGGTGAGCCACTGGCATGACGGGGGTAAGGTCGATGATCTTGCGTTCCAAGTCGAACTCTTCAGGCGGCCGGTCATCACGGTCCAGCGAGGACGCGATATCATCCCTCGAAGGTCCGCGATCAAGTGCATCGTTTAGGGTCAGCGCCAGTTGCTCATCGGCCCAGCGACGCCACTCGGGACGGGTTTCGATTAAAGCGAGGTCCTGCAGTTGCTGCATTAGAACTTCGTCTCGTTCACCACGTCGAATTCGTAGGCGTACCAGGTTTCCTAGATAGTGAGGATTGGCTGGGGCCATGTGGTTGGCGGTGTAGTAAAGGTCCAGCGCCTCGTCGACCCGTCCACCGGATTCCAATGCCAACGCCAGGTTGTAAACCACCGTCGCATCTTGCGGAAGAAACTGCCGAGCTTCTTCGAATGCCATGACGGCTTGATAGAGGTTGCCCTGTTGGTAGTGCATCAAGCCAAGATTGTTGTGTGCCGGCCCGTATGCGTAGTCAGCTTCGATCGCATCGCGGAAATGCTTGGCAGCCAAATCGCGATGTTCGTGATTAAGCGAGCGAATGCCTGAGTTGGTCAGTCGCTTGGCTTTGGCCGTGTCTCGCTTCGATGCGGCTTTGACGACTGATCGATTGGCAGATCGTGACAGCGAACAACCCGCCGGCGCAGCAAGCAATGCCGCGACCATCATCGCGGAAATCAGTTTGCGTCCGTTGCGTTTCGCCCTTTGCAGCATATTCCCTCAGTTGCTGCAGCAATCATGTCGTGAAACTCTGCACGACTTCTTTCGCTAGGACTCGCTTTTCGGTGAAAACGTGATCTGGGTCAAGATCAGCTGGCAATCCCATAGCTCTCGATTGCCTTGGCGCGTTGGCGAAGTCAGCTTCATATCACGCACCAAACTGCCGGTGGACGCATCCTCGAGCTCGTCGCAGAACGCGGTGATCTGCGGCACGGTGGCTCGGTTTAGCTTGATCGATACCGACTGAAGCATGTAATCCGAGCGGTCGATCCGCTGTGGCGCCGATGGCGACTGAGTTGATAGCATTCGCTCAGGAAGGCCTGCATCGGCGATGGCGGTGTAAATGCGATTGAGCAATTCATCCGCCGCCTGGATTTGCAAGGCCGCAATCGAAGGCTTATCCGATAGTGCCTGGATCTGCGATAGTTTTTGGCGAAGCTCGATCAGATCGGCCTGGCCGTTCTGCAGACGCTGCGACTTCTGCCGCACCTCCGAGACAGCTGAGACGGCGTACAAGCTGAGCAAGCCGACGAAGGCGGCGATTGCGATTCGCTTCGAATTCGTTGTCATTGCTCACCTCCCGATTCGGCATCAGCTTGCCGGTTCATCGGCGGGATCCAACGGGCAGTCATCAACGACTGGTAGGTTTCGATCGGCTCAAGCTTGCTTGGCGGAATCTGTTCGGAAGCCGGCGGTGAAACCTCAAAACCGGATTGCTCCAAACTGTTCGCGATGATTCCAATTTGAATTGCCGATGCCGCCCGAACGGTGAAGCTGCAATCACCATTTTCGATGTTGAGATCCAGGATCCGAAATCTCGCACGCTTTTCTTCTGCAACTTTGAAGCCACGGTAGAGATCACGAAGGACCTTTGCGGCGGGGGTGGGTAGATCGACAGATTGCCCTGATCCTCGGGAGCCCAGCGAGTGTTGATGCTCACGGCGGACGGTTCGCATGATTAGTGTTGGGACACGTCGATCAGGGAATGTTTCCGCAAAGGCTTTGTTTTGTATTTGTTGGATGTCACGGAGTTGAACTTCGATGCGTTGCCCCCGATACCAGGAGGCCGCGATGATCACGATCAAGAACACCACGGCTGTCATGGCAACGAGTCGTAAAGATCGGCGGATGGCGTGCAATGGATCCGCAGGGCCTAAGTCTTCGCGGCGCAAATTCAGACATGGTGCAAGTCGACCTTGCATCACTGATTGGGCCGCTTCGTCGATCAGCTGTGATACGGGTTGAGCGATAG
The Stieleria sp. JC731 genome window above contains:
- a CDS encoding tetratricopeptide repeat protein, which translates into the protein MLQRAKRNGRKLISAMMVAALLAAPAGCSLSRSANRSVVKAASKRDTAKAKRLTNSGIRSLNHEHRDLAAKHFRDAIEADYAYGPAHNNLGLMHYQQGNLYQAVMAFEEARQFLPQDATVVYNLALALESGGRVDEALDLYYTANHMAPANPHYLGNLVRLRIRRGERDEVLMQQLQDLALIETRPEWRRWADEQLALTLNDALDRGPSRDDIASSLDRDDRPPEEFDLERKIIDLTPVMPVAHQEPAESIIGPAAETLELNSPQEPPSEIESSSSPMLKDEVIDDLSEEAYFEQ